The Xanthomonas sontii genomic sequence TTCCCTACACCGAACCGCTGCTCAGCAGCACCCGCAGCGGCGGCACGCCGTACGGCGCCAGTCACGTCGCCGGCGCCGACGACGATCCGCAGCCCAGCGAGGAAGAAGCGCACCTGGCGCGCGCACTCGGCCGGCGCCTGGCCGAGATCGCGCAACGACTGGCAGCGCCATGAGCGGCGGGCGCCTGCGGGTGGCGCTGGGGGCGACGCTGCTGGCGTTGACGGCACTGTTCGCGACCTGGTTCCACGACGATCGCCACCGTCTCGCCGCCTTGCTGGTGTTCGCGCTGCCGCCGCTGTTGCTGGCCGTGGGCGTGCTGCGCGGCTCGGCAGTGGCACGATTCTGGAGCGGCGTCGGCGCGCTGCTGTGGTTCAGCCACGGGGTGATGACCGCCTGGAGCCACCCGCCACAGCGTGGCTACGGCTGGGCGGAACTGCTGCTGGCGCTGCTGGTGGTGGGCCTGTCCAGCGCGCCGGGCATCCGCGCACGCTTCGCCCGCCGCCGCGGCGCGGCCGGGCGCGACTGAGCGGCCGTACCGCCGCGCCCGGTATCATGGACGGCCTGCGCGGCCACGGCCGCGCCCCGACATGCTTCTAGGAACGGCAATGGAAGAACTCCTGATCGTCACCACCGGCGGCACGATCGACAAGATCTACTTCGACGACAAGTCCGACTACCAGATCGGCGACCCGCAGATCGGCCAGATCCTCAAGGAACTGGGCGTGACCTTCCGCTTCACGGTGATCCCGATCATCCGCAAGGATTCGCTGCACATCACCGACGAAGACCGCGAGCTGATCCGCGCCACCATCGCCGCGCAGTCCGCGCGGCATGTGCTGATCACCCACGGCACCGACTCGATGGTGCAGACCGGCAAGGTGCTGCAGGCGATCGAGGGCAAGACCATCGTGATGACCGGCGCGCTGAACCCGGCGCGCTTCCGCGGCTCCGACGCCGAGTTCAACATCGGCTGCGCGGTCGGCGCGGTGCAGTCGCTGCCGGCCGGCGTCTACATCGCCATGAACGGGCGCATCTGGGACCCGCAGAAGGTGCGCAAGAACGTGGCGGCGAACCGTTTCGAAGCGGCCTGAGCGGCGACGATGTCCAAGGCCACGCGCGCAACCAAGGCGCTGGATGCGGCCGGCGTCGTCTACCGGCTGCATCCCTACGACTACGAAGCCGAAGCCGGCGCCAAGGGCCTGCAGGCCGCACAGGCGCTGGGCCTGCCGCCGGAGCGGGTGCTGAAGAGTCTGATGGCCTGGGTCGACACGCGCGCGGTCTGCGTGGTGGTCCCGTCCGACCGCCGCGTGCAGTTGAAGAAACTGGCCGCCGCCGCGGGCGGCAAGGCGGCGCGGATGATGGAGGCCGCCGAGGCCGAGCGCCGCACCGGCTACAAGGTCGGCGGCATCAGTCCGCTGGGCCAGCAGCGGCCGGCGCCGGTGCTGATCGAGCAAACGGCACTGGGCGCAGGCAGCGTCTGGTTCAACGCCGGGCAGCGCGGCCTGCTGCTGGAAATGGAGGCCGCGCAGGTGCTCGACGCACTGCAGGCACGTGCCTGCGACCTGTGCGAGTGAGGCGCGTCAGTAACTCGCGGTCGCACTCACGCCCGCCACCGCGGTGACCGCCTTGATCCGCACGTAATAGAGCCCGGCCGGCAAGGTCAGCGAGCAGCGCTCGGTGGTACCGGCGGCGACCGACCGGCAACCGTATGCGGTATCGGTCGGCAGGGCGCCCGCGCGCAGGTACAGATCGGCATTGCCGCTGCCACCGCTCAGGGCCAGCGTCAGCGCCGACGTGCCGGCGGGCACGGTGATCTGGTAGTACAGCGACGTCCCCGCCTTGAGCGACAGGTTTGCCATCGGCACGCCACGCACCAGCGTCTGCGCCTTCACTGTCGCCGCCACCGCCGCCCCCGCATTGACCAGCCCTGCACCGCAGCCGGCAGTGCACGCCACCGGCAGCGGGCTGGCGGTGGCCTTCAGCCGGGCCTCCAGTTCCGCCGGCGTCAGCGGATTCAGCGCTGCCGACAGCACCAGCGCGGCGACGCCGGCCACGTGCGGCGCCGCCATCGAGGTGCCGCTGTAGGACGCATACGCCGGCGCCCCCGGCCCCAGCGTGCCGGTATTGAGCGTGGACAGGATGCCCTGTCCGGGAGCGGCAATGTCCACGCCCGCCCCATAGTTGGAAAAACTGGCACGGGCGCCGGCGGAGGTGGTCGCGGCCACCGCGATCACGTTCGGACAGTTGGCGGGCACGCTGCCGGCGACATTGCTGTTGCTGTTGCCCGCAGCGACGACGACGCTGGTCCCGCGCGCAACCGCACTCGCGATCGCCCCTGCCATCGTCGGCGAACAGCTTCCGGCGGCACCCAGCGACAGGTTGATGACCTGCGCCGGCGTCGGGTTGGCGGGAACGCCCGCGATGGCGCCGCCGGACGCCCAGACAATGGCGTCGGCGACATCGGAGAGATAACCACCGCATTTACCCAGCACACGCACCGGCAGGAGCTTCGCGTTGAAGGCGACGCCGGCGACACCGGCGGCATTATTGGTGACCGCGGCGATGGTGCCGGCCACATGCGTGCCGTGCCAACTCGAACTCGCCGCCGGCGTACCGGCACCGCAGGTATTGGCGGGATAGCCATCGCCCGGATCGGCGGCGTCACGGTCGCGGCCGCCGCCATCGCCGGCCACCAGGGGATCGCTGATGAAGTCGTAGCCCGGCAACACGTTCGCCGCCAGATCCGGATGTGCGGTGATGCCGGTATCGAGCACTGCGACCACCACGCCCTTGCCCGTCGCCAGATCCCAGGCCGGGCGCACATTGATCGTCGCCGTACCGGTTCCGAACGCCCATTGTTGGGACAGGCCAGGATCGCTCGGGACCAGCAGGGGGCGCAACAGCACATCGACCTCCACGCGAGCGACGGCCGGATCGGCGGCCAGGCGCCGCATCAGCGTCTCCGCCTCGACGCGATCCAGGCTGCGATCGGCGGCGATGACGTCGGCACCGGTCGCCAGGCGCCGCAACGATGCCAGGCCGAGGGCACGGCCGCGCCGGGCCGGCAACATGCGCGCGGCCTCCGCCAGCGGTGCCGCGCGCGAGGCCAGCGCAGGCGCGGCGCCATCGCGATAGGTGACGATGAAACGCTGTGGATTCGGCGTCGTCGCCAGCGCCTGCAATCCGATCTCGCCGGCAGCGGCGGTGCCGGCGGCTGCCAGCAGCAAAAGGCACGCGGCGCTGCGCCGCCGAAGCACGCTGTACTTGAACATGAGACTCCCCCCGGGCTGTACACGTGGCGCAGTCGGCCGTCCACCGCGCAGGTTCGAACGTGGCGGTGCAGGCCGCGGCCACCGCGTACGCGACAGCCGCAGGACGGTCCTGCACCGCGGATAGCGGCAAGGCGCGGATCGGGTGGAGGGCGCAAGCGGCGCAATGTGCGGATCTGTGATCGGCGACGAGCCCGGCTGCGGAATGCATCAAGACGACCGGACCAGGGCGGCCGGACGCGGCACAAACAAAAAAGCCCCGCGCCGAAGCGCGGGGCGACCGAGAGTGGCGGCGGCGGCGTCCTGGCCGACCGCTGCGATCCGGCACCGGGAAGTGCGCGGCGGCCATGGCGCGGCCGCCGCGACGGAGTGCCTCAGTAGTCGGCCTTCAGGCTGACACCGGAGAACGTGCTGTACGCCTTCACCCGCACGTAGTAGGTGCCGGCCTGCGGGGAGTTGAAGGTGCAGCTCTCGTTGTTGCCGTTCTTGTACGGACGGCAGTCGTAGGCCGAGTCGGTCGGCGCGCTGCCGAAGCGCACGTACAGGTCGGCATCGCCGCTGCCGCCGGAGGTGGTGACCACCAGGCTGCTGGCGCCGGACGGCACCTTGACCGTGTAGTTCAGCGAGGAACCGCTGTTGGCGCTGAGGTTGGTGACCGCCACGCCATCCTGCAGTTCGTTGCTGCTGCCACCGCCACCGCCACCACCGCTGCTGCCGCCGTTCAACGCCGCGGTGACCGCCGCGTTGGCGTCGAGCAGGCCGGCGCCGCAACCCTGCGAGCAGGAGAAGCTGGCCGCGGTGTTCTTGATGGTGCTTTCCACCTGCGCCGGGGTCAGCGCGGTCGGCGCCACCGACTGCATCAGCGCGACCACGCCGGCCACGTGCGGGGTCGCCATCGAGGTGCCGTTGTACGAGGCGTAGCTCGGGTTGCCCGGGGTGGTGGTGCCGTCGTTGAGCGTGGACAGGATGTTCGAGCCCGGCGCGGAGATGTCGATGCCCGCGCCGTAGTTCGAGTAGCTGGCCTTGGCCCGCGACGAGGTGGTCGCCGCCACCGCGATCACGTTGTTGCAGTTGGCCGGCACCGAGCTGGACACGTTGGTCGAGCTGTTGCCCGCCGCCACCACCACCGTGGTGCCGCGGCTGACCGCGCCGTTGATGGCGTTCTGGTAGGTGCTCGAGCAGGTGCCGCTGCCGCCCAGCGACATGTTGATGACTTCGGCCGGGTTCTGGTTGGTCGGCACGCCGCTGACGGTGCCGCCGGAGGCCCAGGTGATCGCATCGGCGATGTCGGAGGTGTAGCCGCCGCACTTGCCGAGCACGCGCACCGGCAGGATCTTGGCCTTGAACGCGGTGCCGGCCACGCCGGTGCCGTTGTTGGTGATCGCGGCGATGGTGCCGGCCACATGGGTGCCGTGCCAGCTGGAATTGGAGGCGGGCGAACCGGAGTAGCACTCGCCGGCAGCGGCCCAGTCGCCTTCGTCGGCCGGGTTGCTGTCGCGGCCGTTGCCGTCGCGCGCCGAATCCGCATCGCTGATGAAGTCGTAGCCCTGCAGGACGTTGGCGTTGAGGTCCGGGTGGCTGGTGATGCCGGTGTCGATCACCGCCACGACCACGCCGTCGCCGCTGGCCTTGTCCCAGGCCGAGCGCACGTTGATGCCGGCGTTGGTGGTGCCGAAGGCCCACTGGTCGCCCAGGCGCGGATCGTTCGGGGTCAGCGCGATGGTCATGCGCTGGTCGACCTCGACGTACTCGACGTTCGGGTCGGCGGCGATCTGCCGCATCAGCGTCTCGGCCTCGGCGCGGTCCAGCGGACGGCTGGCCTTGACCACTTCCGGACCCACCGCCAGGCGGCGCAGGCTGGTCAGGCCGAGCGCGCGGCCGTTCTTGGCCGGCAGCGCGGCGGCGGCCGACTGCAGCGTCGCGCGCAGCGCCGCCGAGGGCGCCGCAGCGGCGGCGGACGCGCTGGAGATGCTGACCGGCGCGGCATCGCGGGTCTTGACGATGAAGCGCTGTACGGTCGGTTCGGAAGACAGGCCGGAGAGGTTCACGTCACCGGCGAAGGCTGGGGTGGCCAACAGCAGGGAGGTGAGAGCGGACGCGCCCAGCACGACCAGCCACGGACGCTGGCGCGACCCACGATGCGACATTTCGGACATTCGGACTTCCTTTCGGTTGAGTAGCCGCCTGATGGCGGTGTTCCGCGCCGCACCGGTCCGGCCGAAACCTGAACCTGGCGTGCGTTGCGAGCCCGGTCGGATGGCGTGTTGCCGACCATTCATCGACGCTAGCTCAGTACAAGCGCGTATGGAGCAGGGCGTGACGGAAATCCGTTGTACAAAGCGAAGAAATGCAATGAACGTCGATGTCATAAAGAGAACTGCACCTCATTTTTGCTGCAGTGCAGCATGAAAAGACGCCAGACTCGGCAAATCAGGGGCAGATTTT encodes the following:
- the ybaK gene encoding Cys-tRNA(Pro) deacylase, producing the protein MSKATRATKALDAAGVVYRLHPYDYEAEAGAKGLQAAQALGLPPERVLKSLMAWVDTRAVCVVVPSDRRVQLKKLAAAAGGKAARMMEAAEAERRTGYKVGGISPLGQQRPAPVLIEQTALGAGSVWFNAGQRGLLLEMEAAQVLDALQARACDLCE
- a CDS encoding DUF2069 domain-containing protein — encoded protein: MSGGRLRVALGATLLALTALFATWFHDDRHRLAALLVFALPPLLLAVGVLRGSAVARFWSGVGALLWFSHGVMTAWSHPPQRGYGWAELLLALLVVGLSSAPGIRARFARRRGAAGRD
- a CDS encoding asparaginase domain-containing protein codes for the protein MEELLIVTTGGTIDKIYFDDKSDYQIGDPQIGQILKELGVTFRFTVIPIIRKDSLHITDEDRELIRATIAAQSARHVLITHGTDSMVQTGKVLQAIEGKTIVMTGALNPARFRGSDAEFNIGCAVGAVQSLPAGVYIAMNGRIWDPQKVRKNVAANRFEAA
- a CDS encoding S8 family peptidase translates to MSHRGSRQRPWLVVLGASALTSLLLATPAFAGDVNLSGLSSEPTVQRFIVKTRDAAPVSISSASAAAAAPSAALRATLQSAAAALPAKNGRALGLTSLRRLAVGPEVVKASRPLDRAEAETLMRQIAADPNVEYVEVDQRMTIALTPNDPRLGDQWAFGTTNAGINVRSAWDKASGDGVVVAVIDTGITSHPDLNANVLQGYDFISDADSARDGNGRDSNPADEGDWAAAGECYSGSPASNSSWHGTHVAGTIAAITNNGTGVAGTAFKAKILPVRVLGKCGGYTSDIADAITWASGGTVSGVPTNQNPAEVINMSLGGSGTCSSTYQNAINGAVSRGTTVVVAAGNSSTNVSSSVPANCNNVIAVAATTSSRAKASYSNYGAGIDISAPGSNILSTLNDGTTTPGNPSYASYNGTSMATPHVAGVVALMQSVAPTALTPAQVESTIKNTAASFSCSQGCGAGLLDANAAVTAALNGGSSGGGGGGGSSNELQDGVAVTNLSANSGSSLNYTVKVPSGASSLVVTTSGGSGDADLYVRFGSAPTDSAYDCRPYKNGNNESCTFNSPQAGTYYVRVKAYSTFSGVSLKADY
- a CDS encoding S8 family peptidase, translated to MFKYSVLRRRSAACLLLLAAAGTAAAGEIGLQALATTPNPQRFIVTYRDGAAPALASRAAPLAEAARMLPARRGRALGLASLRRLATGADVIAADRSLDRVEAETLMRRLAADPAVARVEVDVLLRPLLVPSDPGLSQQWAFGTGTATINVRPAWDLATGKGVVVAVLDTGITAHPDLAANVLPGYDFISDPLVAGDGGGRDRDAADPGDGYPANTCGAGTPAASSSWHGTHVAGTIAAVTNNAAGVAGVAFNAKLLPVRVLGKCGGYLSDVADAIVWASGGAIAGVPANPTPAQVINLSLGAAGSCSPTMAGAIASAVARGTSVVVAAGNSNSNVAGSVPANCPNVIAVAATTSAGARASFSNYGAGVDIAAPGQGILSTLNTGTLGPGAPAYASYSGTSMAAPHVAGVAALVLSAALNPLTPAELEARLKATASPLPVACTAGCGAGLVNAGAAVAATVKAQTLVRGVPMANLSLKAGTSLYYQITVPAGTSALTLALSGGSGNADLYLRAGALPTDTAYGCRSVAAGTTERCSLTLPAGLYYVRIKAVTAVAGVSATASY